One window from the genome of Gloeomargarita sp. SRBZ-1_bins_9 encodes:
- the glmS gene encoding glutamine--fructose-6-phosphate transaminase (isomerizing) — protein sequence MCGIVGYVGLQPALGILMEGLRRLEYRGYDSAGIAWLGDGEIHVLRAAGKLHNLQAQLPSVSAHVGIGHTRWATHGKPEERNAHPHTDNHRRVAVVQNGIIENYRVLREELTAQGCLFTSDTDTEVIPHLVGCYLRQGHSFLEAMRLTVSRLQGAFAIAAISADAPDEIVLARQQAPLVVGLGQGEFFCASDTAALISHTQAFLPLENGELARLTPLGVEVYTFAGQRVQRYPQRLTWSPLAVEKGGFKHYMLKEIHEQPAVLRQGLESHLLEGNIALGPVQELYGQVEQIHIVACGTSWHASLVGKYLLEQVAQIPTHVYYASEFRYAPPPYTPRTLTIGVTQSGETADTLAALSLVAGRTLTGTPWLLGITNRPDSTLGRLVPYLIDTRAGIEIGVAATKTFSAQILAFYLLALDMAHQRGLMDQDKQELYLTNLQQIPNHVEWILESQMPVIEQVAHQFQDVQHVIYLGRGINFPIALEGALKLKEISYIHAEGYPAGEMKHGPIALLDRNVPVVAIAMPGSVYEKTISNVQEARAREAQIIGVGTAANLEIPDLFQVNLTVPNVPELLSPFVTVVPLQLLAYTIAAQKGLDVDQPRNLAKSVTVE from the coding sequence ATGTGCGGCATTGTGGGGTATGTGGGGTTGCAACCGGCCTTGGGGATTCTCATGGAGGGTCTGCGCCGCCTGGAATACCGGGGCTACGACTCGGCGGGCATCGCTTGGCTCGGCGACGGCGAAATTCACGTACTGCGGGCGGCCGGGAAATTGCACAACCTACAAGCGCAACTGCCTTCGGTGTCAGCCCATGTCGGCATTGGCCATACCCGCTGGGCCACCCACGGCAAACCGGAGGAGCGCAACGCCCATCCCCACACCGATAACCACCGGCGGGTGGCTGTGGTACAAAACGGCATTATCGAGAACTACCGCGTCCTGCGGGAGGAACTGACGGCCCAGGGGTGCCTATTCACCTCGGATACGGATACGGAGGTGATTCCCCATCTAGTGGGCTGTTACCTGCGCCAGGGTCACTCCTTTTTGGAGGCGATGCGGTTGACCGTGTCCCGTTTACAGGGGGCCTTTGCCATTGCCGCCATCAGCGCCGATGCCCCCGATGAAATTGTCCTAGCTCGCCAGCAAGCGCCCCTGGTGGTGGGTTTAGGGCAGGGGGAATTTTTTTGCGCGTCGGATACGGCGGCGTTGATCAGCCATACCCAGGCGTTTTTGCCCCTGGAAAACGGGGAACTGGCCCGCCTGACGCCTTTGGGGGTAGAAGTTTATACCTTCGCTGGGCAACGAGTGCAGCGTTATCCCCAGCGGTTGACCTGGAGTCCCCTGGCGGTGGAAAAGGGCGGCTTCAAGCACTACATGCTCAAGGAAATCCACGAGCAGCCAGCCGTGTTGCGCCAGGGGTTGGAGTCCCACTTACTGGAGGGGAACATTGCGCTAGGGCCAGTGCAGGAGTTATACGGGCAGGTGGAGCAAATTCACATTGTCGCCTGCGGCACCAGTTGGCACGCCAGTCTGGTGGGGAAATATCTGCTAGAGCAGGTCGCGCAGATACCCACCCATGTGTACTATGCCTCCGAATTTCGCTATGCTCCGCCCCCCTACACGCCCCGTACCCTGACCATCGGTGTTACCCAATCGGGAGAAACGGCGGACACCCTAGCGGCCCTTTCGTTGGTTGCCGGTCGCACCCTGACCGGTACGCCCTGGTTGCTGGGGATTACCAACCGGCCTGATAGCACCCTGGGGCGATTGGTGCCCTATTTGATTGACACCCGGGCAGGGATTGAGATTGGAGTGGCGGCCACCAAAACCTTTTCCGCGCAAATACTGGCGTTTTACCTACTGGCGCTGGACATGGCCCACCAGCGGGGTTTGATGGATCAGGACAAGCAAGAACTGTATCTTACCAACTTACAGCAAATCCCCAACCATGTGGAGTGGATATTAGAGAGCCAGATGCCGGTGATTGAGCAGGTAGCGCATCAATTTCAGGACGTGCAACATGTGATTTATTTGGGGCGGGGGATCAATTTTCCCATTGCGTTAGAAGGGGCATTGAAATTGAAAGAAATCAGCTATATTCATGCCGAGGGCTATCCCGCCGGCGAAATGAAACACGGTCCCATTGCTCTGTTAGATAGGAATGTACCGGTGGTGGCGATTGCCATGCCCGGGAGCGTTTATGAAAAGACGATTAGTAATGTGCAGGAGGCCCGAGCGCGGGAAGCGCAAATTATCGGTGTGGGCACCGCTGCCAACCTGGAGATTCCCGATCTGTTTCAGGTCAATCTGACCGTTCCCAATGTGCCGGAGTTGCTCTCACCGTTTGTCACCGTTGTCCCGCTGCAACTTCTGGCCTATACCATTGCGGCTCAGAAGGGCTTAGATGTGGACCAACCCCGCAACCTGGCCAAGTCCGTGACGGTGGAATAA
- the lpxD gene encoding UDP-3-O-(3-hydroxymyristoyl)glucosamine N-acyltransferase, translating to MLTFQDVLAQLPGSAQGGGNPILTGIASVAEAKAGELTFVEDRRWLPQLQQTQASAVILPLDPELQAIAEQRGLAWVAVPDPRLAFARTISCFYQPASLPPGIHPTAVIDPTAQLAPGVRVGPQAVIQAGAVVEEDVQIGPGVVVGPQVRIGARSILYANCTVYERTEIGPDCIIHSGAVIGSDGFGFVPTPAGWVKMHQSGRVVIEAGVEIGANTCIDRPAVGETRIGQGSKLDNLVHIGHGCRLGKHCALAAQVGLAGGVILEDWVVLGGQVGAANQLRVGERAQVAAKSGLHQDVPAGSAVAGYPAIPLPLWRKAMAVVQRLPDIYQTWRQLKREMKG from the coding sequence ATGTTGACTTTTCAGGATGTCCTGGCCCAGTTACCCGGCAGCGCCCAAGGGGGTGGTAATCCCATCCTTACGGGTATAGCCAGTGTTGCTGAAGCCAAAGCCGGGGAATTGACCTTTGTGGAGGACCGGCGCTGGTTACCTCAACTGCAACAGACCCAGGCATCAGCTGTTATTTTGCCCCTAGACCCAGAATTGCAGGCTATTGCGGAACAGCGGGGGTTGGCCTGGGTAGCCGTGCCTGACCCACGTTTGGCCTTCGCCCGGACCATTAGTTGTTTTTACCAACCGGCGTCTTTGCCCCCGGGTATCCATCCCACGGCGGTGATTGACCCGACGGCGCAACTGGCCCCAGGTGTCCGGGTAGGTCCCCAGGCGGTGATCCAGGCAGGAGCGGTGGTGGAGGAAGACGTGCAAATCGGGCCGGGGGTGGTGGTGGGACCCCAGGTGCGCATCGGCGCCCGCAGTATCCTATACGCCAACTGCACCGTGTATGAGCGCACGGAAATTGGGCCGGATTGCATCATCCACAGCGGGGCGGTCATTGGCAGCGATGGCTTTGGGTTTGTGCCGACGCCTGCCGGGTGGGTAAAGATGCACCAGTCGGGACGGGTGGTGATTGAAGCGGGGGTGGAAATCGGCGCTAACACCTGCATTGACCGGCCTGCTGTCGGCGAAACTCGCATTGGCCAGGGAAGCAAGCTGGATAATTTGGTGCACATCGGCCATGGGTGCCGGCTGGGGAAGCACTGTGCCCTGGCAGCCCAAGTAGGCTTAGCTGGCGGCGTCATCCTGGAGGACTGGGTGGTGTTGGGGGGACAGGTGGGGGCGGCCAACCAACTGCGGGTGGGGGAACGGGCGCAGGTGGCAGCCAAAAGCGGTTTGCATCAGGATGTACCGGCAGGGAGTGCCGTCGCGGGTTATCCGGCGATTCCGTTGCCCCTGTGGCGCAAGGCCATGGCCGTGGTCCAGCGGTTACCCGACATCTATCAGACCTGGCGGCAGCTGAAACGGGAAATGAAGGGATAG
- a CDS encoding ARC6/PARC6 family protein, whose product MVRVALDCYRVLGVPAQTAVEQIHPVLAQRLQSAVRPDYSPLATAARRRVIEQAYRIILEASTAGDQSGENTEMPVAPVVWVEGEELPGALALWLEWGEYEQILKTGQAACQNGIPPSIYGDTVLTMVLAYLELGREQWQRQNYQRAGVYLEQGLALLQRTGGLFPHLLQELQVDLARLRPYRILELVALPLEDEPGRRAGLALLQQMLDERGGIEGTGDAAAGLGVEEGIRFLQQLRPYMTLAEQYEYFGREARRPSAVGAYLAAQAALGLGVVQHQPQRIQEAENWLRFLHRTQPVPLELAVTTLLLGQTETALTFWEQYIAGGNVEPPVQEVRRAAPDELVALYRYAQRWLHREILPFARGVTAAALAIQRYFDDPQVTAVLECWQTPATTAPPPTPSLASSPFRSRPRSRQSPWLVTSGVVAVTTAVGLVWWLRASQPPRLLITLEQPPVPIPTPHPRPTPPTVDLRAAALETLTTWQRIKAQALGAQRAIDQLGHILMDPALSQWRQRAQQLQAEGIVETHTLKRLEIEHLQMGKPKEMVVEARIEDQVQVQGQDMGRSTYRARYELVKGDSGWRIRRISLLR is encoded by the coding sequence GTGGTACGAGTTGCCTTGGATTGCTATCGGGTCCTAGGTGTTCCGGCGCAAACGGCGGTGGAGCAAATCCATCCTGTGCTGGCTCAGCGATTACAGTCGGCGGTACGGCCTGACTATTCTCCCCTGGCGACCGCCGCCCGCCGTCGAGTCATCGAGCAAGCTTATCGGATTATCTTAGAGGCGAGCACGGCAGGGGATCAATCCGGGGAAAATACGGAGATGCCGGTCGCGCCGGTGGTGTGGGTGGAGGGGGAGGAATTGCCGGGGGCCTTGGCCTTGTGGTTGGAGTGGGGGGAGTACGAGCAGATTCTCAAAACCGGTCAGGCGGCTTGTCAAAACGGCATTCCCCCCAGCATTTACGGCGATACGGTGCTGACTATGGTGTTGGCCTATTTGGAACTGGGGCGGGAGCAATGGCAGCGACAGAATTACCAGCGCGCCGGGGTGTATCTGGAGCAGGGCTTGGCATTGTTACAGCGTACAGGGGGGTTGTTTCCCCATCTGTTGCAGGAGTTGCAGGTGGACCTGGCGCGGCTGCGACCCTACCGCATTTTGGAACTGGTGGCTTTGCCGTTGGAAGACGAGCCAGGCCGACGGGCAGGGTTGGCCCTTTTACAACAGATGTTGGATGAACGGGGGGGCATCGAAGGCACGGGTGATGCGGCAGCAGGCCTGGGGGTGGAGGAGGGGATTCGGTTTCTGCAACAGTTGCGGCCCTACATGACCCTGGCGGAGCAGTATGAGTATTTTGGGCGGGAGGCACGGCGACCTTCAGCGGTGGGGGCTTATCTGGCGGCGCAGGCGGCCCTGGGCTTGGGGGTGGTCCAGCATCAACCTCAGCGGATACAGGAGGCAGAAAATTGGCTGCGGTTTCTGCACCGGACCCAACCCGTGCCCTTGGAGTTGGCCGTGACTACCCTACTGTTGGGCCAAACGGAAACCGCGCTGACCTTTTGGGAGCAGTACATTGCCGGTGGGAACGTGGAACCCCCAGTGCAGGAGGTGCGCCGGGCAGCTCCCGACGAGCTGGTTGCCCTGTACCGCTATGCCCAGCGCTGGCTCCACCGGGAAATTCTCCCTTTTGCTCGGGGAGTAACGGCGGCAGCGCTCGCTATCCAGCGTTACTTTGATGACCCCCAGGTGACAGCAGTGCTAGAGTGCTGGCAAACTCCCGCAACAACTGCGCCGCCTCCTACCCCCTCCTTAGCCAGCAGCCCTTTCCGTTCCCGGCCTCGGTCCCGGCAGTCCCCTTGGCTGGTTACCAGTGGTGTGGTGGCGGTGACCACGGCGGTGGGTCTGGTGTGGTGGCTGCGTGCGTCCCAACCGCCCCGATTACTCATTACGCTCGAGCAACCGCCGGTGCCCATACCTACCCCGCATCCGCGTCCTACGCCGCCCACGGTGGACCTACGAGCAGCGGCATTAGAAACCTTGACCACCTGGCAGCGCATCAAGGCCCAGGCGTTGGGGGCGCAACGGGCGATTGACCAGCTTGGCCATATCCTGATGGACCCGGCCTTAAGCCAGTGGCGGCAACGGGCGCAGCAACTGCAAGCAGAAGGCATTGTGGAAACCCACACTCTCAAACGGCTGGAAATCGAGCACCTGCAGATGGGCAAACCGAAGGAAATGGTCGTGGAGGCACGGATCGAAGACCAGGTGCAGGTGCAAGGGCAGGACATGGGCCGCAGCACCTATCGCGCCCGTTACGAGTTGGTCAAAGGGGACTCTGGCTGGCGCATTCGCCGCATTTCCCTGCTGCGCTGA
- a CDS encoding DUF4278 domain-containing protein: MQYHFHGAVYEHDPSVVPVSEGEVGGKYRGATWKTHRVQVPLPQRTPQQFRYRGATYSH, translated from the coding sequence ATGCAATACCATTTCCACGGTGCGGTGTATGAGCACGACCCGTCGGTGGTGCCGGTGAGCGAAGGGGAAGTCGGTGGAAAATACCGGGGGGCGACCTGGAAAACCCACCGGGTGCAGGTGCCATTACCCCAGCGGACGCCGCAGCAGTTCCGTTATCGGGGGGCGACCTATTCCCATTAA
- a CDS encoding SIMPL domain-containing protein (The SIMPL domain is named for its presence in mouse protein SIMPL (signalling molecule that associates with mouse pelle-like kinase). Bacterial member BP26, from Brucella, was shown to assemble into a channel-like structure, while YggE from E. coli has been associated with resistance to oxidative stress.) yields MQTKEQGKPLPQVLVGLVSLSVAFVISSVVAAEAVQGLQRGNQVMRVTGSARRAITSDYIVWQFRVESQDPSLQTAYRQVTTYTERIRRFLQQEGVPEEEVVFAALENTPLQENINGRDTGRILAYRLVQRVKVSSAAMDKITALVNRANNLINEGIPIIADPPQYLYRDLAKLRVEMVAEAVRDAQNRAQSIARATGSRVGRVRNVDTGVFQITSRYSTEVSDYGIYDTSSKEKDITAVVSVSFGLD; encoded by the coding sequence ATGCAGACCAAGGAACAGGGCAAACCGCTTCCCCAGGTGCTGGTGGGGCTAGTGTCTCTATCGGTAGCCTTCGTCATCAGTAGTGTGGTTGCGGCCGAGGCGGTGCAGGGGTTGCAGCGGGGTAACCAGGTGATGCGGGTGACCGGTTCAGCGCGGCGGGCGATCACATCTGATTACATTGTCTGGCAGTTTCGGGTGGAAAGCCAGGACCCTTCCCTGCAAACGGCTTACCGACAGGTGACGACCTACACCGAGCGCATCCGGCGTTTTTTGCAACAGGAGGGAGTGCCGGAAGAGGAGGTGGTGTTTGCGGCTTTGGAAAACACCCCCCTCCAGGAGAACATCAACGGGCGGGACACGGGCCGTATCCTGGCTTACCGGCTGGTGCAGCGGGTGAAGGTGAGTTCGGCAGCGATGGACAAAATTACGGCGCTGGTCAATCGAGCCAATAATTTGATTAATGAGGGGATCCCCATCATTGCTGACCCCCCCCAGTACCTCTACAGGGATTTGGCGAAGCTGCGGGTGGAGATGGTGGCGGAGGCGGTGCGGGATGCCCAAAATCGCGCCCAGAGTATTGCCAGAGCAACGGGCAGCCGCGTGGGCCGAGTCCGTAATGTGGATACGGGGGTGTTTCAAATTACGTCCCGCTATTCCACCGAGGTGAGCGATTACGGGATTTACGACACCTCCTCTAAAGAAAAAGACATTACGGCGGTGGTCTCGGTCAGTTTTGGGTTAGATTGA
- a CDS encoding TIGR00297 family protein, whose amino-acid sequence MPLSWLGSHAWAQAVLLNTVLVAPWLFLPPTVLTRWGWVHAWMLGVLLWGTLSWRGYLVVLVYFGVGSVVTKVGYGHKAAAGIAEKRGGARGPENVWGSAAVGTLCALATLVFPAWRGLWQLGFVGSFAAKLADTVSSEIGKAYGRTTILLTTLQPVPRGTEGAVSLEGTLAGLAAGLVMALVGYGLGLTAGAGVPICTLAALVANLLESWVGATWQTRYPWLTNEWVNVLNTLAAALLSMGLGLAWDRLM is encoded by the coding sequence ATGCCGCTGTCTTGGTTGGGGAGCCACGCCTGGGCGCAGGCCGTTCTGTTGAACACGGTGCTGGTTGCCCCCTGGTTGTTCCTGCCGCCGACGGTGTTGACCCGCTGGGGCTGGGTGCATGCCTGGATGCTGGGGGTGCTGTTGTGGGGGACCTTGAGCTGGCGGGGTTATCTGGTGGTTTTGGTGTATTTTGGGGTGGGGTCGGTGGTCACCAAGGTCGGCTACGGGCACAAAGCGGCGGCCGGCATCGCGGAAAAACGGGGGGGGGCGCGGGGACCCGAAAATGTTTGGGGTTCAGCGGCGGTCGGCACCCTGTGTGCCTTGGCTACCCTGGTGTTTCCGGCCTGGAGAGGGCTATGGCAGTTGGGGTTTGTGGGGAGTTTTGCCGCTAAGTTGGCCGACACGGTTTCTAGTGAAATCGGCAAGGCCTATGGACGCACGACAATTCTGTTGACCACGCTGCAACCGGTGCCCAGGGGAACGGAAGGGGCGGTGAGTTTAGAGGGAACGCTGGCGGGTCTGGCGGCCGGTCTGGTGATGGCGTTGGTGGGCTATGGCCTGGGTCTGACGGCTGGGGCGGGCGTCCCCATTTGCACCCTGGCGGCCCTGGTTGCCAACTTGTTGGAAAGCTGGGTGGGGGCGACCTGGCAAACCCGTTACCCCTGGCTGACCAATGAATGGGTAAATGTGCTCAATACCCTGGCGGCGGCCTTGCTCAGCATGGGGTTGGGGCTGGCCTGGGACAGATTGATGTAA
- a CDS encoding class I SAM-dependent methyltransferase: MAFKFPETNWQALLSPERATWQSLDVFFQVAQPRAQEVWADIGCGPGYFTLPLAERVHKVYALDSSPWMLERCRERAVAQGYGNVETRPCEETAIPLPDKSVDVSLLANLVHELLQPQAFLAAVGRITRARVHVIDWHPVPSPAGPPLVDRLPKDQVIDLLTGLGFVLVQDAPVYPYHYFLTFRPPASVTPG, translated from the coding sequence ATGGCCTTCAAATTCCCGGAGACCAATTGGCAAGCCCTATTAAGTCCTGAACGGGCAACCTGGCAGAGCCTGGATGTCTTTTTCCAGGTGGCCCAACCCCGGGCGCAGGAGGTTTGGGCGGACATAGGTTGTGGGCCAGGCTATTTCACCCTGCCGTTGGCGGAGCGGGTGCACAAGGTTTATGCCCTCGATAGCTCCCCCTGGATGCTGGAGAGATGCCGCGAACGAGCTGTCGCCCAGGGTTATGGCAATGTGGAAACGCGCCCATGTGAGGAGACGGCGATCCCCCTGCCCGACAAAAGTGTGGATGTGAGTTTGCTCGCCAACCTGGTGCATGAGTTGCTTCAGCCCCAGGCGTTTCTGGCTGCGGTGGGCCGCATCACCCGGGCGCGCGTGCATGTGATCGATTGGCATCCGGTTCCCTCCCCGGCGGGTCCTCCCCTGGTCGACCGGCTACCCAAAGACCAGGTGATCGACCTCCTGACCGGCTTGGGGTTTGTCCTGGTCCAGGATGCCCCCGTTTATCCCTACCACTATTTCCTGACCTTTCGGCCCCCCGCCAGCGTTACACCCGGTTAA
- a CDS encoding NAD-dependent succinate-semialdehyde dehydrogenase gives MTIASINPYDGRVLQTFTPLGEAELETKLALAVTGFATYRRWSLAERAAGLHRLAGALTQGREQWARLMTLEMGKPIQAARAEVDKCAWVCRYYAEQGAVFLQDQAGPLERLPDGTVAQTWIRRQPLGPILAVMPWNFPFWQVFRCLAPALMAGNVVLLKHASNVPQCALAIEQLVTQAGFPPGVLQTLLIPSDRVAALVADPRIRAATLTGSEPAGRSLAMAAGRALKKTVLELGGSDPLIILPSADLEAALTTAVTARLLNNGQSCIAAKRLILHADIAPLVLPRLVERFQAVKMGDPLDPTTELGPLATQAQREELHRHVTQMIQAGAKCWCGGQIPPGPGFFYPPTLLSDLPPSARDIEFFGPVFLVYTVPDLDAAIQLANDSPFGLGASAWTRDPQEQARLIDELECGSVFINGLVKSDPRLPFGGLKQSGYGRELGEAGLLEFVNLKTIWVKTS, from the coding sequence GTGACCATTGCCAGCATTAACCCCTACGACGGCCGCGTTTTGCAGACCTTCACCCCCTTGGGCGAGGCAGAACTGGAAACCAAGCTGGCTCTGGCCGTGACAGGGTTTGCCACCTATCGCCGCTGGTCCCTGGCGGAACGGGCTGCCGGTTTACACCGCTTGGCCGGTGCCCTGACCCAGGGACGGGAGCAATGGGCGCGGTTGATGACCCTGGAGATGGGCAAACCCATTCAGGCGGCCCGGGCCGAAGTGGATAAATGCGCCTGGGTCTGCCGGTACTACGCAGAGCAGGGAGCTGTTTTCCTCCAGGACCAGGCTGGACCGTTAGAGCGTTTACCCGACGGCACCGTCGCCCAAACCTGGATTCGCCGCCAACCCCTGGGGCCGATTCTAGCCGTCATGCCCTGGAATTTCCCCTTCTGGCAGGTGTTTCGCTGTCTGGCGCCGGCGTTGATGGCGGGCAACGTGGTCCTGCTCAAACACGCCTCCAATGTGCCCCAGTGCGCCCTGGCCATTGAACAGTTGGTTACCCAAGCCGGTTTTCCCCCCGGTGTGCTGCAAACCCTACTCATCCCCAGTGACCGGGTGGCTGCCCTGGTGGCCGACCCCCGCATCCGTGCCGCTACTCTGACCGGCAGTGAACCAGCGGGGAGGTCTTTGGCCATGGCGGCCGGACGCGCCCTGAAAAAAACCGTCCTCGAACTGGGGGGCAGCGACCCGTTGATCATCCTACCCAGCGCCGACCTGGAAGCAGCGCTGACCACCGCCGTCACCGCCCGCTTGCTCAACAACGGCCAATCCTGCATTGCCGCCAAACGTTTAATCCTTCACGCCGACATTGCCCCCCTGGTCCTGCCCCGGTTGGTGGAGCGCTTTCAAGCCGTCAAAATGGGTGACCCCCTCGACCCCACCACCGAACTGGGACCCCTAGCCACCCAGGCCCAGCGGGAGGAATTGCACCGTCACGTGACCCAGATGATCCAAGCCGGGGCCAAATGCTGGTGCGGCGGTCAGATACCCCCTGGCCCCGGTTTCTTTTACCCCCCTACCCTCTTGAGTGATTTGCCCCCCAGTGCCCGGGACATCGAATTTTTTGGCCCCGTTTTCCTGGTGTACACCGTCCCGGACCTGGACGCCGCCATTCAACTGGCCAACGATTCCCCCTTCGGTTTAGGTGCCAGCGCCTGGACCCGCGACCCCCAGGAACAAGCCCGGCTGATCGACGAACTGGAATGCGGTTCCGTGTTTATCAACGGCCTGGTCAAATCCGACCCCCGTTTACCCTTCGGCGGCCTCAAACAATCCGGCTACGGTCGGGAACTCGGGGAAGCCGGCCTGCTCGAGTTCGTCAATCTGAAAACGATCTGGGTGAAAACATCCTGA
- a CDS encoding sigma-70 family RNA polymerase sigma factor, with protein sequence MPVTSEQDDVNSKAQSLAWLKAYRATQSVELRNRLVQANMGLVRREAHRFHRWCQEPLEDLIQVGVLGLIQAIERFDVERGVAFSSFALPYVRGAIQHYLRDQSSLVRLPRRWVELQQRAAQVIEQWRQAQGREPTAAELAQQLGITLQEWQEAQLAWRNQSLVSLDMCVGEEEGRPLFLGDQVCDPEYRSFQLAQEDRIRLEQCLVHLESRTREILEFIFFHEFTQKEVADCLKVSVVTVSRHLKKGLRRLRELLSEAD encoded by the coding sequence ATGCCGGTTACATCGGAACAGGACGATGTTAACAGCAAGGCCCAATCCCTGGCTTGGCTGAAAGCGTATCGGGCTACCCAATCGGTAGAATTACGGAATCGGCTGGTGCAGGCCAATATGGGTTTGGTGAGGCGGGAGGCCCACCGCTTTCACCGATGGTGTCAAGAACCCTTAGAAGACCTGATCCAGGTGGGTGTACTGGGGTTAATCCAGGCGATTGAGCGCTTTGATGTGGAGCGGGGGGTGGCCTTTAGCAGTTTTGCCTTGCCCTATGTGCGGGGAGCGATTCAACACTATTTACGGGACCAAAGCTCGTTGGTCCGTTTGCCCCGGCGGTGGGTGGAACTCCAGCAACGGGCGGCCCAGGTGATAGAGCAGTGGCGGCAGGCCCAGGGGCGGGAACCCACGGCGGCGGAATTGGCCCAACAGTTGGGCATTACCTTGCAGGAGTGGCAGGAAGCCCAATTGGCCTGGCGCAATCAGTCCCTGGTTAGCCTGGATATGTGCGTCGGCGAGGAAGAGGGTCGGCCCCTATTCCTGGGGGATCAGGTGTGTGACCCGGAATACCGCAGTTTCCAGTTGGCCCAGGAGGACCGTATTCGCCTAGAACAGTGTTTGGTTCACCTGGAAAGCCGCACCCGGGAAATCCTGGAATTCATCTTTTTCCATGAGTTCACCCAAAAAGAAGTGGCGGATTGCCTGAAGGTGAGTGTGGTGACCGTCTCGCGCCATCTGAAAAAAGGATTGAGGCGCCTACGGGAATTGCTGTCCGAGGCGGATTGA
- a CDS encoding photosystem II manganese-stabilizing polypeptide, with amino-acid sequence MGYRALLSVLLMCCLILVSACSTAAVGTTTEGLTYEQIKSLTYEQVKGTGLANKCPQLSDFARGSLALEPGKTYRVTDLCLEPTSFFVKEETTTKRKEPTFVPAKLLTRATSSIDAVEADLQVSPDGVLTLKEKEGLDFQPITVQLPGGERVPFLFTIKELVAQTQPGATVINTSTDFEGTFKVPPYRSALFQDPKGRGVATGYETAVGVPASPDAPEFSKANVKIAEVAEGHISLQVAQVDGSTGEIAGTFESEQPSDTEFGAHEPHDVKVRGVFYARVRPAA; translated from the coding sequence ATGGGGTATCGCGCGCTGTTATCCGTATTGCTGATGTGCTGCTTGATACTGGTCTCGGCCTGTTCGACGGCAGCAGTGGGGACGACCACCGAAGGGTTGACCTACGAACAAATTAAAAGTCTGACCTATGAACAGGTCAAAGGAACCGGTCTGGCCAACAAATGTCCCCAGCTGAGCGATTTTGCGCGGGGTTCCCTGGCCCTCGAACCCGGCAAGACCTACCGGGTGACGGACTTGTGTTTAGAACCCACCAGCTTCTTTGTGAAGGAGGAAACGACCACGAAACGCAAGGAACCTACCTTTGTTCCGGCCAAGCTATTGACCCGGGCCACCTCCTCGATTGATGCCGTGGAGGCAGATTTACAGGTGAGTCCCGATGGGGTGTTGACCCTTAAGGAAAAAGAAGGATTGGATTTTCAACCGATTACCGTCCAACTGCCAGGCGGCGAGCGGGTACCCTTCCTCTTCACGATTAAGGAGTTGGTCGCCCAAACGCAACCGGGTGCGACGGTGATCAATACCTCCACCGATTTCGAGGGCACGTTTAAGGTTCCTCCCTACCGCTCGGCTCTGTTCCAGGACCCCAAGGGCCGGGGGGTGGCGACGGGCTATGAAACCGCCGTGGGGGTGCCGGCCAGCCCCGATGCTCCGGAGTTCAGCAAGGCCAACGTCAAGATTGCGGAAGTGGCGGAGGGACATATCTCCCTACAGGTGGCTCAGGTAGATGGTTCCACGGGCGAAATTGCTGGCACCTTTGAAAGTGAGCAACCGTCGGATACGGAATTCGGCGCCCACGAACCCCACGATGTGAAAGTGCGGGGCGTCTTTTACGCTCGCGTCCGGCCAGCGGCCTAG